In Pseudomonas coleopterorum, the genomic window TACACCAAAAAAGACGAGGAAGAAGGCTTCGTGCATTGCCCGGACGCGGTCCTGGCGCACTTTCTCGACGGCCTGGTGATCTATCGCCGTGGTCGTGACGAGAGCCGCCCGGCCCAGCCGGTCGAGCTGCCAGTGACCAACAACATCGTGTTGAAGAAACTGCGCGTGGCCTTCGAGCTCAAGGAAGACGACATGCACGCCGTGCTCAAGTCGGTGGACTTTCCGGTGTCCAAGCCCGAGCTGAGCGCCCTGTTTCGCAAGTTCGGCCATAACAACTACCGTCCCTGTGGCGACCAGTTGCTGCGCAACTTCCTCAAGGGCCTGACCCTGCGGGTCCGCGGTTAAGCCCTATGGCCTATAGCGTCGAACCCATCGGTTTTGTCCGCTCCTGTTTCAAGGAAAAATTCGCCATCCCGCGCCAGCCCCAACTGGCGCCGGCCGCGCGCGGCGTGCTTGAGCTATTGCCACCGTTCGATCAGGGCGAGGCTGTGCAGGGTCTGGAACAGGTCAGCCATGTGTGGCTGCTGTTCATGTTCCATGAGGCCTTGGAAGACAAGCCGCGCTTGAAGGTTCGTCCACCACGGCTGGGGGGCAACCAGTCGATCGGCGTCTTCGCCACCCGCGCTACCCATCGACCCAACGGCATTGGCCAGTCAGTGGTGCGCTTGGACAAGATCGAAGGCTCGCGCTTGCACCTGTCCGGTATCGATTTGCTGGACGGCACGCCCGTGCTGGACGTCAAACCCTACGTGCCTTATGCGGACAACGTGCCTGGCGCCGTCAACGCGATTGCCAGCGCCGCGCCCGAGCCTATTGCCGTGCAGTGGCAGGAGG contains:
- a CDS encoding DUF1456 family protein; amino-acid sequence: MIHNDVLRSVRYMLDISDGKVADITALGGLEISKADVIAYTKKDEEEGFVHCPDAVLAHFLDGLVIYRRGRDESRPAQPVELPVTNNIVLKKLRVAFELKEDDMHAVLKSVDFPVSKPELSALFRKFGHNNYRPCGDQLLRNFLKGLTLRVRG
- the tsaA gene encoding tRNA (N6-threonylcarbamoyladenosine(37)-N6)-methyltransferase TrmO; translated protein: MAYSVEPIGFVRSCFKEKFAIPRQPQLAPAARGVLELLPPFDQGEAVQGLEQVSHVWLLFMFHEALEDKPRLKVRPPRLGGNQSIGVFATRATHRPNGIGQSVVRLDKIEGSRLHLSGIDLLDGTPVLDVKPYVPYADNVPGAVNAIASAAPEPIAVQWQEAGLVQARTHGARLQQPLVELIEQCLAQDPRPAYQKPAPEREYGARFWDVDVRWHYPQPDLIRVLEVVLP